Within the Solwaraspora sp. WMMA2056 genome, the region CGGACAGCCGGAGACGGCCCGGCCGTCTAGTGCGGGGTGTACTCGGCGATCCGGTCCAGCAACCCGTTGAGGAACCGCGGCGAATCGTCGGTCGACATCTGCCGGGCCAGCTCCACCGCCTCGGTGATGGCCACCGGGTCGTCGATCTCGTCGACGTAGAGCAGCTCGAACACGGCGATGCGGGCCAGGTTGCGGTCAACCACCGGCATCCGTTCCAGCGTCCACCCCTCGGCATAGCTGCCGATCAGCTCGTCGATCCGGCTCCGGTGCCGGGAAACGCCCTCCACCAGACCGATCGCGTAGTCGAGGTGCTCCGGCCGCGGTGACAACCGGGCGACGTAACCGATCAGTACCTGCTCCGGCGGGATGTCCCGCAGGTCCGCCTCGTAGAGCACGTCGAGGGCCCGCTTACGCGCCTTGCGGCGCGCCGGCATCGAGGTCTTCGGACCCTCGGCCATCAGGCGCGGCCGAGGTAGCGGCCGTCGCGGGTGTCGACCTTGATCTTCTCACCGGTGGTGATGAACAGCGGCACCTGCACCGTCGCCCCGGTCTCCACCGTCGCCGGCTTGTTGCCCCCGGTCGACCGGTCCCCCTGCAGCCCCGGCTCGGTGTAGGTCACCTCGAGGATCACGCTGGTCGGCAGCTCGATGTAGAGCGGCACGCCCTCG harbors:
- the nusB gene encoding transcription antitermination factor NusB, which produces MPARRKARKRALDVLYEADLRDIPPEQVLIGYVARLSPRPEHLDYAIGLVEGVSRHRSRIDELIGSYAEGWTLERMPVVDRNLARIAVFELLYVDEIDDPVAITEAVELARQMSTDDSPRFLNGLLDRIAEYTPH